The genomic DNA TTAGTCTGAAGACTTTCAGGTGAGTATGCTCTTCAGCACCTGGGCTTTTCTACCTCCGGCCACACATAGCATCACACAGATGTCTTGTGCACATGGAATGTAAccaggagtcttttttttttttttttttttttttactacccgttcaaaaataagaacaaacaaCATGTTAGTCTTGGCAGAGGATGTTTAGATAGAGGATGTTGGGATACAGAGATTCAGGGTTGCAGAGACAGTGGCAGAATGCAAACATCATATTCAAATGTTAGGAGTAGGTATTATTTATATCaagatattttaatatgaaaccaggaattttcctttttaacttaCACTTaaacacttttttccttttttacttagACATATATGCATACGTacattcatataaatattttttataaatacattttcctcCTCAGGCCTATTCTGTATGAGccgaaatatttttaaatgactggtTGTTTTactgaattcatcctttttaaatCATCTGACTAACAATTCGGTAGAAATAATCTCCTATTCCTACCATAAGATCCTACGTGTGGTTGTGGCATAGAAAGGTCATCTATTCAGCTATTCTGGAATCGTACACAGACTGTAATGgccacagaaatatttttaatcatgGCAGTATGCACATAGTACATAATCTGTTTCTATAAACAATGGAACCACATGCTCCTATTAGTCTAAGCTCACGGCTGTGTATTTTATTCACATGCTAGTTTTCTTAAAAGCTAAATTTAGAGAGTTGTAttatgttatttcttctttatttttgtgaaacATTATGTTCATTCTCCATTATTATATCGCCTAATTTTGGGGAGGGCTGTTTTATCTCTATTGTTCATtttcaagaaattagaaaatatgtgaGAAAGCATTTAAGACATGCTTTAGTGGAGGTTTATGTTCAAATAATAAGTCACACTCCAATGGATTGTAATTGTTGCATGAAATTATCTTCTCATTGTTTACAATGTATTCTttcttgaattttcttctttcagagaAGAGTTCCAGTCACAAATGCATATATGATGCATTTTGACATTTACTGCTAAGATGAAATGCAGAAATGAAACCACACATCCGTTTTAGTATTCTCAGATGTGATTAGATGTACTTTCTCATGTTTTTATGCTActgacttacaagaaaaaaaatattttaaaagggtaACCATTAAACAGCTAGGACCTGcaacttcagagcttctgggaTAAAGTGGAACATCAGAAGGACAGATTTTATTACAGCATAGTCACAccttatttctttcatcagcagtTGTCACCAGACGATTTTACTTCCTAGAATGGCGGACAATCTACCCACAGAGTTTGATGTGATTATAATAGGGACAGGTTTGCCTGAATCCATTCTTGCAGCTGCATGTTCAAGAAGTGGTCAGAGGGTTCTACATGTTGATTCAAGAAGTTACTATGGAGGAAACTGGGCTAGTTTCAGCTTTTCAGGATTGCTATCCTGGTTGAAGGAGTATCAGCAAAACAATGACATTGGGGAAGAAAGTACTGTTGCATGGCAAGACCTGATCCATGAAACGGAAGAAGCCATTACTCTTCGCAAGAAGGATGAAACTATTCAACATACAGAAGCTTTTTGTTATGCGAGTCAGGATGTGGAGGATGACATTGAAGAGATTGGTGCTCTGCAGAAAAATCCTTCCTCAGGGGTGTCTAGTACCTTCACAGAAGTTCTGGATTCTGCATGCTTGCCTGAAGAAAGCCAGTCATCGTACTTTAATAGTGATGAAATGCCTGCCAAACACACTCAGAAAAGTGCTGGAGAGATTTCCCTAGAAATAACTGATGTAGACGAATCAGTGGAGAAAGAAAAGTATTGTGGAGATAAAACTTGCATACACACAGTTTCAGATAAAGATGGAGTTAAAGATGAAAGCACATCTACAGTAGAAGACAATGCCAATCAACCAAATAGAAATAGGATTACTTACTCTAAAATAGTTaaagaaggaaggaggtttaatatTGATTTGGTATCAAAACTGCTGTATTCTCAAGGATCACTAATTGACCTTTTAATCAAATCAGATGTTAGTCGTtatgtagaatttaaaaatgtcaCTAGGATTCTTGCATTTCGAGAAGGAAAGGTAGAACAAGTGCCTTGCTCTAGAGCTGATGTCTTTAATAGCAAGGAACTTACCATGGTTGAAAAGAGGATACTAATGAAATTTCTCACATTTTGTTTAGAGTATGAACAACATCCTGACGAATACCAAGCTTTTAGGCAGTGTTCATTTTCAGAgtacttaaaaactaaaaaattaactcCCAACCTTCAACATTTTGTACTGCACTCAATTGCAATGACATCAGAATCATCTTGCACTACAATAGATGGCCTTAATGCAACTAAAAACTTCCTTCAGTGTCTTGGACGGTTTGGGAACACTCCCTTCCTATTTCCCTTGTATGGCCAAGGAGAAATTCCCCAGTGTTTCTGTAGGATGTGTGCAGTTTTCGGTGGAATCTATTGTCTTCGTCATAAAGTACAATGCTTTGTAGTCGACAAAGAATCTGGAAGATGTAAAGCAATTATAGATCACTTTGGTCAAAGAATAAatgctaagtattttattgtgGAAGACGGTTACCTTTCTGAGGAAACATGCTTAAATGTGCAGTATAAGCAGATCTCCAGGGCAGTACTCATTACAGACAAGTCTATACTAAAGACAGATTCAGATCAGCAGACTTCCATTTTGATAGTTCCTCCAGCAGAACCAGGAGCTTGTGCTGTTCGGGTCACAGAACTATGTTCTTCAACCATGACATGCATGAAGGACACCTATCTGGTACATTTGACGTGTTCATCTTCTAAAACAGCAAGAGAAGACTTAGAACCAGTGGTGGAGAAATTATTCACTCCGTATGCTGATATAGAAATAAACAAGGAAGAACTTACAAAGCCAAGACTCTTGTGGgctctttattttaatatgaGAGATTCCTCAGGCATTAGCAGAAGCTCATATAATGGCTTACCTTCCAATGTTTATGTCTGCTCTGGGCCTGACTGTGGACTGGGAAATGAGCATGCTGTCAAGCAAGCTGAAACGCTTTTCCAGGAGATCTTTCCAAGTGAAGAATTCTGCCCTCCACCTCCAAATCCAGAAGACATTA from Callithrix jacchus isolate 240 chromosome 19, calJac240_pri, whole genome shotgun sequence includes the following:
- the CHML gene encoding rab proteins geranylgeranyltransferase component A 2: MADNLPTEFDVIIIGTGLPESILAAACSRSGQRVLHVDSRSYYGGNWASFSFSGLLSWLKEYQQNNDIGEESTVAWQDLIHETEEAITLRKKDETIQHTEAFCYASQDVEDDIEEIGALQKNPSSGVSSTFTEVLDSACLPEESQSSYFNSDEMPAKHTQKSAGEISLEITDVDESVEKEKYCGDKTCIHTVSDKDGVKDESTSTVEDNANQPNRNRITYSKIVKEGRRFNIDLVSKLLYSQGSLIDLLIKSDVSRYVEFKNVTRILAFREGKVEQVPCSRADVFNSKELTMVEKRILMKFLTFCLEYEQHPDEYQAFRQCSFSEYLKTKKLTPNLQHFVLHSIAMTSESSCTTIDGLNATKNFLQCLGRFGNTPFLFPLYGQGEIPQCFCRMCAVFGGIYCLRHKVQCFVVDKESGRCKAIIDHFGQRINAKYFIVEDGYLSEETCLNVQYKQISRAVLITDKSILKTDSDQQTSILIVPPAEPGACAVRVTELCSSTMTCMKDTYLVHLTCSSSKTAREDLEPVVEKLFTPYADIEINKEELTKPRLLWALYFNMRDSSGISRSSYNGLPSNVYVCSGPDCGLGNEHAVKQAETLFQEIFPSEEFCPPPPNPEDIIFDGDDKQPEVPGTNNTVIAKLQSSEESKNLESPEKHLQN